In one window of Streptomyces sp. NBC_01224 DNA:
- a CDS encoding GNAT family N-acetyltransferase, with protein sequence MTSSITRPGDGVRSETVRIRRATARDTKRLTRLVRKSRAYEGPYAAMVAGYRVGPDYIETHQVFAAVEPGTDRLLGFYSLILAPPELDLMFVADDAQGLGIGRLLIGHLRDEAQSAGLTGVRIVSHPPAEGFYRSVGARRTGILAANPPAVMWDRPELVLPVA encoded by the coding sequence ATGACATCGAGCATTACGCGTCCGGGTGACGGTGTGCGCAGCGAGACCGTACGAATCAGGCGGGCGACCGCACGGGACACTAAGCGGCTCACCCGACTGGTCAGGAAATCCCGCGCCTATGAGGGGCCCTACGCCGCCATGGTCGCCGGATACCGGGTGGGGCCCGACTACATCGAGACCCACCAGGTCTTCGCGGCCGTCGAGCCCGGCACCGACCGGCTCCTCGGCTTCTACTCGCTGATCCTCGCCCCGCCGGAACTCGACCTCATGTTCGTCGCCGACGATGCGCAGGGGCTCGGCATCGGGCGGCTGCTCATCGGGCACCTGCGCGACGAGGCGCAGAGCGCCGGCCTGACCGGCGTCCGCATCGTCTCGCATCCGCCCGCCGAGGGCTTCTACCGCAGTGTCGGGGCCCGGCGGACCGGCATCCTCGCGGCCAACCCGCCCGCCGTGATGTGGGACCGGCCCGAACTGGTACTGCCGGTCGCCTGA
- a CDS encoding DUF6328 family protein — protein sequence MTSTPHLPGGPGRETGRHETPEERADRQWNELLQELRVAQTGVQILFGFLLAVVFQPRFTELSDTDRTIYVVTVMLGSATVAALIGPVSYHRLLTGRRLKPQTVTWASRLTVLGLVLLLCTMCSALLLILRVALHNPLALWLVGGMALWFLVCWLVFPARALARSSLQREK from the coding sequence GTGACCTCGACACCCCACCTCCCCGGCGGTCCGGGCCGCGAAACAGGCCGCCACGAGACGCCGGAGGAACGGGCGGACCGGCAGTGGAACGAACTGCTCCAGGAACTGCGGGTGGCCCAGACTGGCGTCCAGATCCTGTTCGGCTTCCTGCTCGCCGTCGTCTTCCAGCCGCGCTTCACCGAGCTGTCGGACACCGACCGCACCATCTATGTGGTCACCGTGATGCTGGGCTCCGCCACTGTCGCCGCCCTCATCGGGCCCGTGTCGTACCACCGGCTGCTCACCGGACGTCGGCTCAAGCCACAGACGGTCACCTGGGCGTCACGGCTGACCGTGCTCGGGCTGGTCCTGCTGCTGTGCACCATGTGTTCCGCACTGCTGCTCATCCTGCGGGTGGCCCTGCACAACCCTCTCGCCCTGTGGCTGGTCGGCGGCATGGCGCTTTGGTTCCTGGTCTGCTGGCTCGTGTTCCCGGCCCGGGCGCTGGCCCGCTCCTCACTCCAGCGCGAGAAGTGA
- a CDS encoding VOC family protein yields MSVELNHTIIHARDNRQSAEFLANILGLEVGGEWGPFIPVATANGVTLDFATIPEASIVMQHYAFLVSEAEFDTAYARIKELGITHYADPHQKHPGEINHNDGGRGVYFLDPAGHAMEIITRPYGGWTS; encoded by the coding sequence GTGTCAGTCGAGTTGAATCACACCATCATTCACGCCCGGGACAACCGGCAATCCGCCGAGTTCCTGGCGAACATACTGGGTCTGGAAGTCGGCGGGGAATGGGGCCCGTTCATACCGGTCGCCACCGCGAACGGGGTCACTCTGGACTTCGCAACCATTCCCGAAGCGTCGATCGTCATGCAGCACTACGCCTTCCTCGTCTCGGAGGCGGAGTTCGACACGGCGTATGCCCGCATCAAGGAGCTCGGGATCACGCACTACGCGGATCCGCATCAGAAGCATCCGGGCGAGATCAACCACAACGACGGCGGCCGCGGCGTCTACTTCCTCGATCCCGCCGGTCACGCCATGGAGATCATCACGCGTCCGTACGGGGGCTGGACCTCGTAA